The proteins below come from a single Parazoarcus communis genomic window:
- a CDS encoding SCO family protein: MLRSLIVAATVLLVGACAEPPPSFHATDITGADYGKALALDDHNGTPRTLADFSGKVVTIFFGYTQCPDVCPTNLSTMSEVMRKLGPEADKVQVLFVTVDPERDTAELLAQYVPVFDKRFLGLVGDLDATAAVAKDFRVFYRKSGDTEGGNYTVDHSAGTYVFDPSGKLRLYVKHGETADNISEDIGKLLAGR; this comes from the coding sequence ATGCTTCGTTCCCTGATTGTGGCAGCCACCGTGCTGCTGGTCGGCGCTTGCGCCGAGCCCCCGCCTTCGTTTCACGCTACCGACATCACCGGTGCCGATTACGGCAAGGCGCTTGCGCTCGACGACCACAACGGCACGCCTCGAACGCTGGCCGATTTCAGCGGCAAGGTGGTGACGATCTTCTTTGGCTACACGCAGTGTCCGGATGTGTGCCCGACCAATCTGTCGACCATGAGCGAGGTGATGCGCAAGCTTGGCCCGGAGGCGGACAAGGTGCAGGTGCTGTTTGTCACCGTCGACCCCGAACGCGACACGGCAGAGCTGCTCGCGCAGTATGTGCCTGTGTTCGACAAGCGCTTCCTGGGGCTGGTGGGTGATCTCGATGCCACGGCGGCGGTGGCGAAGGATTTCCGCGTGTTCTATCGCAAGAGTGGCGATACCGAGGGCGGCAACTACACGGTCGACCATTCGGCCGGGACCTATGTCTTCGACCCCTCAGGCAAGTTGCGGCTGTATGTGAAGCACGGCGAAACTGCAGACAACATCAGCGAAGACATCGGCAAGCTGCTCGCCGGGCGCTGA
- a CDS encoding cytochrome c oxidase assembly protein: MSRERRANRIAGENRRLLVRLGISAVVMFGFGFLLVPFYEQICEATGINNLLQPDKVSVENTQVDRSRTVLVQFDANLHDLPWRFQPQQRSVTVHPGEMVHVAYEVGNKRDRPITGQAVPSYGPQVAGQYFRKLDCFCFTQQTLAPGEQRTMPLVFVLDPKLPADVTTITLSYTFFEIQGRNAAKASLADKS; the protein is encoded by the coding sequence ATGAGCCGCGAGCGTCGTGCCAACCGGATTGCCGGTGAGAACCGTCGCCTGCTCGTGCGCCTCGGGATCTCCGCAGTAGTGATGTTCGGCTTCGGCTTTCTGCTCGTGCCGTTCTACGAGCAGATCTGCGAAGCAACCGGGATCAACAATCTGTTGCAGCCGGACAAGGTGAGTGTGGAGAACACCCAGGTCGATCGCTCCCGCACGGTGCTCGTCCAGTTCGATGCCAATCTGCACGACCTGCCGTGGCGCTTCCAGCCCCAGCAGCGCTCGGTGACGGTGCATCCGGGCGAGATGGTGCATGTCGCATACGAGGTCGGCAACAAGCGGGACCGCCCGATTACCGGGCAGGCGGTGCCGAGCTACGGGCCGCAGGTGGCGGGGCAGTATTTCCGCAAGCTCGACTGTTTCTGCTTCACGCAGCAGACCCTGGCGCCGGGCGAGCAACGCACGATGCCGCTGGTGTTCGTGCTCGATCCAAAGCTGCCTGCGGACGTGACCACGATCACGCTGTCCTACACCTTCTTCGAGATTCAGGGGCGCAACGCAGCAAAAGCTTCGCTTGCGGACAAGTCGTGA
- the cyoE gene encoding heme o synthase has product MKTLTLGHALGSSRLHAFYVLTKPRVNALIVFCAVIGMFLAVPDGLPSAATVSAATIGIACVAGAAAAMNCLIEQGIDARMARTRARPLPRGELAPREVAGFAAVLGGSGLFVLHQAVNPLTMWLTLATFVGYAVVYTVFLKPRTPQNIVIGGASGAMPPVLGWAAVTGDVSGDALLLFLIIFAWTPPHFWALALYRTADYARAGLPMLPVTHGSEYTRLSVLLYTLILFGVTLLPFATQMSGLIYLASAVALGARFIHYAWRLYRDYSDALARRTFRFSILYLSLLFAALLADHYLRF; this is encoded by the coding sequence ATGAAAACCCTCACCCTGGGCCATGCACTCGGCAGCAGTCGGCTCCATGCCTTCTACGTGCTGACCAAGCCGCGGGTCAATGCGCTGATCGTTTTCTGTGCAGTGATCGGCATGTTCCTGGCCGTTCCGGACGGTTTGCCATCGGCCGCGACGGTGTCCGCCGCAACGATCGGGATTGCATGTGTTGCGGGCGCCGCCGCCGCGATGAACTGTCTGATCGAGCAGGGGATCGATGCGCGAATGGCACGCACGCGGGCGCGCCCACTGCCGCGTGGTGAGCTGGCACCGCGCGAGGTCGCCGGCTTTGCGGCGGTGCTCGGAGGCAGCGGGCTGTTCGTGCTGCATCAGGCGGTGAATCCGCTCACCATGTGGCTCACCCTCGCCACGTTTGTCGGCTACGCCGTGGTCTACACCGTGTTTCTGAAGCCCAGAACGCCGCAGAATATCGTGATCGGCGGCGCGTCGGGGGCGATGCCGCCGGTGCTTGGCTGGGCCGCCGTCACCGGCGACGTGAGTGGCGATGCGCTGCTGCTCTTTCTGATCATCTTCGCATGGACACCGCCGCATTTCTGGGCGCTGGCGCTCTACCGCACGGCCGACTATGCACGTGCCGGTCTGCCGATGCTGCCGGTCACCCACGGGTCGGAGTACACCCGGCTGTCGGTGCTGCTGTACACGCTGATCCTGTTCGGCGTCACCTTGCTGCCTTTTGCCACGCAGATGAGCGGGCTGATCTATCTGGCCTCGGCCGTTGCGCTCGGTGCCCGTTTCATCCATTACGCATGGCGCCTGTATCGCGACTACAGCGACGCATTGGCACGCAGGACTTTCCGCTTCTCCATCCTGTATCTATCATTGCTGTTCGCCGCGTTGCTTGCGGACCACTACCTGCGCTTCTGA
- a CDS encoding nuclear transport factor 2 family protein, with the protein MTSFDCRAAAENVARFYENLTPLLLGKIDAFYAENARFKDPFNDVTGLKAITRIFEHMFDTVESPRFVITNIIADGQQAMLAWDFHLNLRDRAIVIRGVSHLSFDEAGRVEVHRDYWDAAEELYARLPLIGALMRLLRRKLSATEG; encoded by the coding sequence ATGACCTCCTTCGACTGTCGCGCGGCGGCCGAGAACGTGGCGCGGTTCTACGAGAATCTCACGCCCCTGCTGCTGGGGAAGATCGACGCCTTCTATGCCGAGAATGCCCGTTTCAAGGACCCGTTCAACGATGTTACGGGTCTGAAGGCGATCACCCGCATCTTCGAGCACATGTTCGATACCGTGGAGTCTCCCCGCTTCGTGATCACGAACATCATTGCCGATGGGCAGCAGGCGATGCTTGCCTGGGACTTTCACCTCAATCTGCGCGACCGGGCGATCGTCATTCGCGGCGTCAGTCACCTGTCCTTCGACGAAGCTGGGCGCGTCGAAGTCCATCGCGATTACTGGGATGCGGCTGAGGAGCTGTATGCCCGTTTGCCCCTGATTGGTGCGCTGATGCGCCTGCTGAGGCGCAAGCTGTCGGCAACGGAGGGCTGA
- a CDS encoding COX15/CtaA family protein has product MNAYRRLIFAALMLTAVVVVFGAYVRLADAGLGCPDWPGCYGQITPHHAAEDILGAHAADPHGPVSLPKAWKEMVHRYLAASLGLMIIGIAVLAWRHRSHKGAAPWVATLLVGVVIFQGLLGKWTVTLLLKPAIVTGHLLGGLTTLALLTWLAARVAGARREVVPPRLLWAARAGLLVLAVQVALGGWTSTNYAALACTDFPTCHGSLWPVADYANAFHVVRELGMTADGELLSLSALTAIHWSHRLGALVAGGVLLMLGWALARRVPTAGAGVALIAAVLMQICLGVANVALSLPLPLAAMHNAGAAVLVGLMVWINFRLQARGIARPAPAALGRLLPFSPRSQRRA; this is encoded by the coding sequence ATGAACGCATATCGCCGCCTCATCTTCGCGGCGCTGATGCTGACCGCGGTGGTTGTAGTGTTCGGCGCCTACGTGCGTCTGGCCGATGCCGGCCTCGGATGTCCGGACTGGCCCGGCTGCTACGGCCAGATCACGCCTCACCATGCGGCTGAAGACATCCTGGGGGCACACGCCGCCGATCCCCACGGGCCGGTGAGTCTGCCCAAGGCATGGAAGGAGATGGTGCATCGCTATCTGGCGGCCAGTCTCGGCCTGATGATCATCGGCATTGCGGTGCTGGCGTGGCGACACCGCAGTCACAAGGGGGCCGCACCGTGGGTGGCGACGCTGCTGGTGGGGGTGGTGATCTTTCAGGGCCTGCTCGGGAAGTGGACGGTGACCCTGCTGCTCAAGCCCGCCATCGTCACCGGCCATCTGCTGGGTGGGCTGACGACGCTGGCTCTGCTTACGTGGCTTGCCGCACGGGTTGCCGGCGCGCGGCGCGAGGTCGTGCCGCCCCGGCTTCTGTGGGCTGCCCGGGCCGGTTTGCTGGTGCTGGCTGTGCAGGTTGCGCTGGGCGGCTGGACCAGCACCAATTACGCCGCGCTGGCGTGCACGGATTTTCCGACCTGCCATGGCAGCCTGTGGCCCGTGGCCGACTATGCGAATGCCTTTCACGTCGTACGTGAATTGGGGATGACGGCCGATGGCGAGCTGCTCTCACTGTCTGCGCTGACCGCCATTCACTGGTCGCACCGCCTGGGGGCGCTGGTTGCCGGCGGGGTGTTGCTGATGCTGGGCTGGGCGCTGGCACGACGGGTGCCCACTGCAGGCGCAGGCGTGGCGCTGATTGCTGCGGTGCTGATGCAGATCTGTCTCGGTGTCGCCAACGTCGCGCTTTCGCTGCCCCTGCCGCTGGCGGCGATGCACAACGCCGGCGCGGCTGTGCTGGTGGGTTTGATGGTCTGGATCAACTTCCGTCTGCAGGCTCGCGGGATCGCGCGGCCGGCGCCGGCTGCGCTCGGGCGTTTGCTGCCGTTTTCGCCACGTTCGCAGCGCAGGGCCTGA
- a CDS encoding SURF1 family protein → MKRQLLRILPLLAGVALMVLTLQLGNWQQRRAAEKEVLQARIDVLLQAPARPLRADTATLEEWQPVTLSGVWLKDATRLIDNRTHQGQAGYHVLTPLLLSDGSGAVLVNRGWVAAGDRRQLPQVPAPAGEQQLEGVLRLPEHAPFMLAADSGGAAAPVWQQVDPGRHAALVAPALLAAWVLQQRSPAADGLVRDWPQPAAGIDRHHAYAFQWYALAGLAGCLSAWSAWRLITRRSDDDRSTRLARG, encoded by the coding sequence ATGAAGCGTCAGCTGCTGCGAATCCTGCCCCTGCTTGCCGGTGTGGCGCTGATGGTGCTCACCTTGCAGCTGGGCAACTGGCAGCAGCGTCGTGCGGCAGAGAAGGAAGTGCTGCAGGCGCGCATCGATGTGCTCTTGCAGGCGCCGGCACGGCCGCTGCGTGCGGACACCGCGACGCTGGAGGAATGGCAGCCGGTGACGCTCTCAGGCGTGTGGCTGAAGGACGCCACGCGGCTGATCGACAACCGCACGCATCAGGGCCAGGCCGGCTACCACGTGCTGACGCCCTTGCTGCTGAGCGACGGCTCGGGGGCGGTCCTGGTGAACCGGGGCTGGGTGGCGGCGGGGGACCGGCGGCAATTGCCCCAGGTGCCGGCGCCGGCGGGCGAACAACAGCTCGAAGGCGTGCTCAGGTTGCCCGAGCACGCGCCGTTCATGCTTGCGGCCGACAGTGGCGGGGCAGCGGCGCCGGTATGGCAGCAGGTCGACCCGGGCCGCCATGCCGCGCTGGTCGCACCTGCCTTGCTGGCCGCATGGGTGCTTCAGCAGCGCTCGCCGGCCGCCGACGGACTGGTGCGCGACTGGCCGCAGCCGGCCGCTGGCATCGATCGTCACCATGCCTATGCATTTCAGTGGTACGCCCTGGCCGGCCTCGCCGGCTGCCTGAGCGCCTGGTCCGCCTGGCGCCTGATTACACGGAGATCCGATGACGACCGCTCAACTCGACTCGCCCGTGGCTGA
- the coxB gene encoding cytochrome c oxidase subunit II, with the protein MGFAGRIAGSSLLLGYVSGVLAQDAPSRYNLQQPVTRIASEIYSMHTLMLIICLVIFIAVFGVMFWSVIHHRKSRGAVAANFHENTAVEIAWTVIPVLILLGMAWPATKTVIAMKDTSNPDITIKATGYQWKWGYDYLQGEGEGIRFLSGSSTPRAQISGGEQKGDTYLLEVDNPVVVPVGKKIRVLVTAADVIHSWWMPAFGVKQDAIPGFIRDTWFTADKEGIYRGNCAELCGKDHGFMPIEVHVVSAEKYTEWVASQQAQATTASADDAREWALAELVERGEKVFAANCAACHQADGKGLPPVFPALDGSPVVTGDASGQIELVLKGKAGTAMAAFGGQLSDAELAAVITYTRNAWGNQSGVAVQPADVVAAR; encoded by the coding sequence ATGGGTTTTGCCGGTCGTATCGCAGGATCTTCGCTTCTTCTCGGGTACGTCTCCGGCGTACTCGCACAGGATGCGCCGAGCCGTTACAACCTCCAGCAGCCGGTGACACGGATCGCTTCAGAGATCTACAGCATGCATACCCTGATGCTGATCATCTGCCTGGTGATCTTCATCGCGGTGTTCGGTGTCATGTTCTGGTCGGTCATTCACCATCGCAAGTCCCGCGGTGCGGTTGCGGCCAATTTCCATGAAAACACGGCGGTCGAGATCGCGTGGACCGTGATCCCGGTGCTGATCCTGCTTGGCATGGCGTGGCCCGCCACCAAGACCGTGATTGCGATGAAGGACACCTCCAACCCCGACATCACCATCAAGGCCACGGGCTATCAGTGGAAGTGGGGTTACGACTATCTGCAGGGCGAAGGGGAGGGCATCCGCTTCCTGTCCGGTTCATCCACGCCGCGCGCCCAGATCAGCGGTGGCGAACAGAAAGGCGATACCTATCTGCTTGAGGTGGACAACCCTGTCGTGGTGCCGGTGGGCAAGAAGATCCGCGTGCTGGTTACCGCTGCCGACGTGATCCATTCCTGGTGGATGCCGGCTTTCGGCGTGAAGCAGGATGCGATTCCCGGCTTCATTCGCGACACCTGGTTCACCGCCGACAAGGAAGGCATCTATCGCGGCAACTGTGCCGAACTCTGCGGCAAGGACCACGGCTTCATGCCGATCGAGGTGCATGTGGTCTCGGCCGAGAAATACACCGAGTGGGTCGCATCACAGCAGGCTCAGGCCACGACCGCCTCTGCGGACGACGCCCGGGAGTGGGCGCTGGCCGAACTGGTCGAGCGCGGCGAGAAGGTGTTTGCGGCCAACTGTGCTGCCTGCCATCAGGCCGATGGCAAGGGGTTGCCGCCGGTGTTCCCTGCGCTGGATGGCTCGCCCGTGGTGACGGGCGATGCAAGCGGCCAGATCGAACTGGTGTTGAAGGGCAAGGCGGGAACCGCGATGGCGGCATTCGGCGGCCAGTTGTCGGACGCCGAGCTTGCTGCGGTGATCACCTATACCCGCAACGCCTGGGGTAACCAGTCGGGCGTGGCGGTGCAGCCGGCAGATGTTGTGGCCGCGCGCTGA
- a CDS encoding cytochrome oxidase small assembly protein gives MYMDELMTRSDRRNANLRTGLILAGVAFVFFTIVIIKYKVFGQ, from the coding sequence ATGTATATGGATGAACTGATGACACGAAGCGATCGACGTAATGCAAACCTGCGGACCGGGCTCATCCTGGCCGGGGTGGCGTTCGTCTTTTTTACTATTGTCATCATCAAGTACAAGGTGTTCGGGCAATGA
- a CDS encoding DUF2970 domain-containing protein — protein sequence MSSQPPRAGFIGTVKAVLWSFVGIRKRKDYHDDASSLDPKAVIVAGVLGGLIFVLTIVAVVNWVVS from the coding sequence GTGAGCAGTCAGCCGCCTCGTGCCGGCTTCATCGGTACCGTGAAGGCGGTCCTGTGGTCTTTCGTGGGCATTCGCAAGCGCAAGGACTACCACGACGATGCGTCGTCGCTGGACCCGAAGGCGGTGATCGTCGCCGGCGTGCTGGGCGGCCTGATTTTCGTGCTCACCATCGTGGCGGTGGTGAATTGGGTGGTGAGCTAG
- a CDS encoding cytochrome c oxidase subunit 3, with protein sequence MTETLERYFVPEPSKFPIIGAIALLLFGSGAAMWLNKVGAGPWIFFGGIAILIYMLFGWFGQVVRESEGGLYGKNVDKSFRWSMGWFIFSEVMFFAAFFGALFYVRVLALPSLSSGDNEALLWEGFTGAWPSSGPRVGDAFTPMGAWGIPAINTLILLTSGATLTWAHYGLLKGARGQLKLGLLATVVLGAIFLSLQIYEYTHAYSELNLRLDSGIYGSTFYLLTGFHGLHVTVGAIMLTVMLFRSIAGHFSAEHHFAFEAAAWYWHFVDVVWLFLFIVVYWL encoded by the coding sequence ATGACCGAAACACTGGAACGCTATTTCGTACCCGAGCCGTCGAAGTTTCCGATCATTGGCGCGATCGCGCTGCTCCTTTTCGGCAGTGGCGCCGCGATGTGGCTGAACAAGGTCGGCGCCGGCCCCTGGATCTTCTTTGGTGGCATCGCCATCCTGATCTACATGCTCTTCGGCTGGTTCGGCCAGGTGGTGCGCGAATCAGAGGGCGGGCTATACGGCAAGAATGTGGACAAGTCCTTCCGCTGGTCGATGGGCTGGTTCATCTTTTCCGAGGTGATGTTCTTCGCGGCCTTCTTCGGTGCACTGTTCTACGTGCGGGTGCTTGCCCTGCCGTCCTTGTCTTCCGGAGACAACGAGGCGCTGCTGTGGGAGGGTTTCACCGGCGCCTGGCCGAGCAGCGGGCCGCGTGTGGGAGATGCCTTCACGCCGATGGGCGCGTGGGGCATTCCCGCAATCAACACACTGATCCTGCTGACTTCAGGAGCAACCCTGACGTGGGCCCACTATGGCCTGCTCAAGGGCGCGCGCGGCCAACTCAAGCTCGGCCTGCTGGCGACCGTGGTGCTGGGGGCGATCTTCCTGTCGCTGCAGATCTACGAATATACCCACGCCTACTCCGAGCTCAATCTGCGTCTCGACAGCGGCATCTACGGCTCGACCTTCTACCTGCTCACCGGCTTCCACGGCCTGCATGTGACCGTGGGCGCGATCATGCTGACGGTGATGCTGTTTCGCTCGATCGCGGGGCATTTCAGTGCCGAGCATCATTTTGCGTTCGAGGCTGCGGCCTGGTACTGGCACTTCGTTGACGTGGTGTGGCTCTTCCTCTTCATCGTCGTGTACTGGCTGTGA
- a CDS encoding twin transmembrane helix small protein: MRIVVIVFLVLILVSLGSALASMLREKGSSTRTARALAIRVGLSITLFLMLMAGFATGLIDGKL, encoded by the coding sequence ATGCGTATCGTCGTAATCGTGTTCCTCGTCCTGATCCTCGTCAGCCTTGGCAGTGCGCTGGCTTCCATGCTGCGTGAAAAGGGCAGCAGCACGCGCACCGCACGCGCTCTGGCCATCCGGGTCGGCTTGTCGATTACCCTTTTCCTGATGCTGATGGCGGGGTTCGCCACCGGACTCATAGACGGCAAGCTCTGA
- a CDS encoding SDR family NAD(P)-dependent oxidoreductase — translation MALFTPLNPTITDWHGQRVWLVGASTGIGAALARKLAAGGARVALSARGLDRLDALAAQCEGAVVAAMDVTRRGEIERVRDRLLAQWGGLDLVILNAGTYQPLRAWELTPERIRKTLNINLLGVMDGVAAVVPGMLERGQGAIAIVASVAGYGGLPNATTYGPSKAALINFAETLYMDLAPRGLGVHLISPGFVATPLTAQNDFHMPALITAEQAADEIMAGFARGEFETHFPKRFTRFLKLLQCLPRRLYFPLIRRATGL, via the coding sequence ATGGCCTTGTTCACACCTCTCAATCCGACGATCACCGACTGGCACGGGCAGCGGGTCTGGCTGGTCGGCGCCTCGACCGGCATCGGCGCGGCGCTGGCGCGCAAGCTGGCGGCAGGTGGCGCGCGGGTGGCGCTGTCCGCACGCGGGCTCGATCGCCTGGATGCGCTGGCCGCGCAGTGCGAGGGCGCGGTCGTCGCGGCCATGGACGTGACCCGGCGAGGCGAGATCGAGCGCGTGCGCGACCGTCTGCTGGCCCAATGGGGCGGGCTCGATCTCGTGATTCTGAATGCGGGCACCTATCAGCCGCTGCGGGCGTGGGAGCTGACACCGGAGCGCATTCGGAAGACGCTGAACATCAACCTGCTCGGGGTCATGGATGGCGTGGCCGCGGTGGTGCCCGGGATGCTCGAACGCGGGCAGGGGGCAATTGCCATCGTGGCCTCGGTTGCAGGCTATGGCGGCTTGCCCAATGCCACCACCTACGGGCCGTCGAAGGCGGCGCTGATCAACTTTGCCGAGACGCTCTACATGGATCTGGCGCCGCGCGGACTGGGTGTGCACCTGATCAGTCCCGGCTTCGTGGCGACGCCGCTGACGGCGCAGAACGATTTCCACATGCCCGCCCTGATCACCGCCGAGCAGGCGGCCGACGAGATCATGGCCGGCTTTGCCCGCGGTGAGTTCGAGACCCACTTCCCCAAGCGTTTCACCCGCTTTCTCAAGCTGCTGCAGTGCCTGCCGCGGCGCCTCTACTTTCCGCTCATCCGGCGGGCAACGGGCTTGTAA
- a CDS encoding DUF3833 domain-containing protein produces MRKLVLLLAGLMSLAGCSSVDIEKYRGTTPVLDLRDYFNGTIDAHGVFQDRAGEVVKRFQVVIEASWEGDVGTLDERFTYSDGSTQRRVWTITRSGPESYIGTADDVVGQAHGEARGNALRWRYVMALPVDGKVYNVDFDDWMFLMDDKVMLNRSAMSKWGVSLGEVTLSFYKRAR; encoded by the coding sequence ATGCGAAAACTGGTTCTGTTGCTTGCCGGCCTGATGAGTCTGGCAGGGTGCTCGTCCGTGGATATCGAAAAGTACCGGGGCACCACGCCGGTGCTGGATCTGCGCGACTACTTCAACGGTACGATCGACGCCCACGGCGTCTTCCAGGATCGCGCCGGCGAAGTGGTCAAGCGCTTCCAGGTGGTGATCGAGGCCAGCTGGGAGGGCGACGTGGGGACTCTGGACGAGCGCTTCACCTACTCGGATGGAAGCACCCAGCGCCGCGTATGGACCATCACCCGCAGTGGCCCCGAGTCGTACATCGGCACGGCAGATGACGTTGTCGGCCAGGCGCACGGCGAGGCGCGCGGAAACGCACTGCGCTGGCGCTATGTAATGGCACTACCCGTGGATGGGAAGGTCTACAACGTAGACTTTGACGACTGGATGTTCCTGATGGACGACAAGGTGATGCTGAACCGCTCGGCGATGAGCAAGTGGGGCGTGAGCCTCGGCGAGGTCACGCTGTCCTTTTACAAACGGGCGCGCTGA
- the ctaD gene encoding cytochrome c oxidase subunit I, producing MNTLTHDRPGVHPPHGHAHGPTGLMRWVTTTNHKDIGTMYMIFSFIMFLSGGVMALTIRAELFQPGLQVVEPEFFNQLTTMHGLVMVFGAIMPAFVGFANWMIPLMIGASDMAFARMNNWSFWLLPPAAILLLGSFFVPGGATAAGWTLYAPLSVQMGMGMDLAIFAIHIMGVSSIMGAINIVVTVLNMRAPGMNMMRMPLFCWTWLITAYLLIAVMPVLAGAVTMILTDRHFGTSFFNAAGGGDPVMYQHIFWFFGHPEVYIMILPAFGIVSQIIPTFSRKPLFGYASMVYATSSIAILSFTVWAHHMFTTGMPAIGQLFFMYATMLIAVPTGVKVFNWVATMWRGSLSFETPMLWATGFIFVFTMGGFTGLICAVAPIDIQLQDTYYVVAHFHYVLVAGSLFALFAGAYYWLPKWTGHMPSEFLGKLHFWCSIVFFNITFFPMHFLGLAGMPRRIPDYALQFADFNAMASIGAFGFGLSQLIFLAAVVKCVRGGKKAEAQSWEGAEGLEWTVPSPAPHHTFEDAPVLAKA from the coding sequence ATGAATACACTGACTCACGATCGGCCCGGCGTTCACCCCCCGCACGGTCATGCGCATGGTCCCACCGGCCTGATGCGCTGGGTGACCACCACCAATCACAAAGACATCGGCACGATGTACATGATCTTCAGCTTCATCATGTTCCTCTCCGGGGGGGTGATGGCACTGACGATCCGGGCCGAACTGTTCCAGCCCGGTCTGCAGGTGGTGGAGCCAGAGTTCTTCAACCAGCTCACGACCATGCACGGTCTGGTGATGGTGTTTGGCGCGATCATGCCGGCCTTCGTCGGCTTCGCCAACTGGATGATCCCGCTGATGATCGGGGCCAGCGACATGGCCTTCGCGCGCATGAACAACTGGAGCTTCTGGCTCCTGCCGCCGGCGGCCATCCTGCTGCTGGGTTCGTTCTTCGTGCCTGGCGGCGCAACTGCTGCGGGGTGGACGCTGTACGCACCGCTTTCGGTGCAGATGGGCATGGGCATGGATCTGGCGATCTTCGCCATCCACATCATGGGCGTGAGCTCGATCATGGGCGCGATCAACATCGTCGTCACCGTGCTCAACATGCGCGCGCCCGGCATGAACATGATGCGCATGCCGCTGTTCTGCTGGACCTGGCTGATCACCGCCTATCTGCTGATTGCGGTCATGCCGGTGCTGGCAGGGGCGGTCACGATGATCCTGACCGATCGCCACTTCGGCACCAGCTTCTTCAATGCCGCCGGTGGCGGTGACCCGGTGATGTACCAGCACATCTTCTGGTTCTTCGGTCACCCCGAGGTCTACATCATGATCCTGCCGGCCTTCGGCATTGTCAGCCAGATCATTCCGACCTTTTCGCGCAAGCCGCTGTTTGGCTATGCCTCGATGGTGTACGCGACCTCGTCGATTGCGATCCTGTCCTTCACCGTGTGGGCACACCACATGTTCACCACCGGCATGCCGGCAATCGGGCAGCTGTTCTTCATGTACGCGACGATGCTGATTGCGGTGCCCACCGGCGTGAAGGTGTTCAACTGGGTGGCGACCATGTGGCGCGGTTCGCTCAGTTTCGAGACGCCGATGCTGTGGGCCACCGGCTTCATCTTCGTGTTCACCATGGGCGGCTTCACCGGCCTGATCTGTGCCGTTGCACCGATCGACATCCAGCTGCAGGACACCTACTACGTGGTTGCGCACTTCCACTACGTGCTGGTCGCAGGCTCGCTGTTCGCCCTTTTCGCCGGTGCCTATTACTGGCTGCCGAAATGGACGGGACACATGCCCAGCGAGTTCCTCGGCAAGCTGCATTTCTGGTGCTCGATCGTGTTTTTCAACATCACCTTCTTCCCGATGCACTTCCTCGGGCTGGCAGGCATGCCGCGGCGGATTCCGGACTACGCCTTGCAGTTTGCCGATTTCAACGCGATGGCGTCCATCGGCGCATTCGGTTTCGGACTGTCGCAACTGATCTTCCTGGCCGCGGTCGTGAAGTGCGTCCGTGGTGGCAAGAAAGCGGAAGCACAGTCGTGGGAAGGCGCGGAAGGGCTGGAGTGGACGGTGCCTTCGCCGGCTCCGCATCACACCTTCGAGGATGCACCGGTGCTGGCCAAGGCATGA